The DNA region CCTCATCGTGCTCATTTATCACATTGAGGGCGCCGTCTCCCGGGGCGAAGGCCGTGATTATCACACCATTCTTGGCCAGCTGCACCTTAACAGCCTTCCTCAGTCCTGAATGAGGCTGTCTAGCTTCAAGACCAACCTTCTCCAGCACTATGCCCCTGGCCATCGGGGCCCCCTCCAGGGGGTCGAATTTCTCCTTCAGCCTGTAGAGCCTCCTCCTTATCCTCCAGCTGTGCAGCCTCTTCTCCTTATACTTCTCCCTGAGCATCCTGGCGGCGTAGAGACCCAGCGGGGATTTCTTACCCATCCCATCACCTCAAGGGTTATCAGGTGCCCACGTCGCTATTTTAATGTTGTCTATATCATACCACCTCTTGGCGAGGAGCTTGGCCCTCTTTATCCTCCTCCCGTTCCTCCCTATGGCCACGCTCTTGTCCTCATCCAAAACGTAGGCTATGGCAGTTATCCCATCGCTCTGCTGGACTATCCTCACCTTCTTAACCCTTGCCGGGCTCAGAAGATTCATTATGAACCTCTCCGGACTGTCATCGAACTCCACCACCTCTATGTCATAATCCAGATC from Candidatus Korarchaeota archaeon NZ13-K includes:
- a CDS encoding 30S ribosomal protein S12 gives rise to the protein MGKKSPLGLYAARMLREKYKEKRLHSWRIRRRLYRLKEKFDPLEGAPMARGIVLEKVGLEARQPHSGLRKAVKVQLAKNGVIITAFAPGDGALNVINEHDEVVVEGIGGSRGRSMGDIPGVRFKVIKVNGVSLEAILRGKKEKPSR
- a CDS encoding NusA-like transcription termination signal-binding factor, which produces DLDYDIEVVEFDDSPERFIMNLLSPARVKKVRIVQQSDGITAIAYVLDEDKSVAIGRNGRRIKRAKLLAKRWYDIDNIKIATWAPDNP